The proteins below are encoded in one region of Bifidobacterium dentium JCM 1195 = DSM 20436:
- a CDS encoding 2,5-diketo-D-gluconic acid reductase A — protein sequence MTQPSIPAVPNMQLNNSVPIPQIGFGTYQIPATATQQAIEQALEIGYRHIDTENA from the coding sequence ATGACGCAGCCATCAATCCCAGCGGTCCCAAACATGCAACTCAACAATTCCGTCCCCATTCCTCAGATCGGTTTCGGCACCTATCAGATTCCGGCAACCGCTACGCAGCAGGCCATCGAGCAGGCTCTGGAAATCGGCTACCGGCACATCGACACCGAGAACGCATGA
- a CDS encoding TetR/AcrR family transcriptional regulator gives MTGAGKKRVRKSPEERKAEIVAAAVKLIGEKGFYGTSLKDIADEIGMSQPGLLHYIGNKENLLSMLVTDNYDAYGTPRDFMESGLPGSDPNGMSFPAYLRFLVRYNAKRQSLLQLYMVLESEGFSPEHPLHDYFEERPNLVWEHYSEYQWNIPPEVGGWRNMRPTVRMCLEAMDGIQLRWMRKPPIDLYDEWLLFERIIFPSPVWDNYR, from the coding sequence ATGACTGGTGCGGGGAAGAAACGTGTTCGCAAATCTCCTGAGGAGCGTAAGGCCGAAATCGTTGCGGCGGCGGTCAAGCTGATAGGGGAGAAGGGCTTCTATGGCACGTCGTTGAAGGACATCGCCGATGAGATCGGTATGAGTCAGCCGGGGTTGCTGCACTATATCGGCAATAAGGAGAACCTGCTGTCGATGCTCGTCACCGATAACTATGACGCTTATGGAACGCCGCGGGATTTCATGGAATCGGGCTTGCCCGGCAGTGATCCGAACGGCATGAGTTTTCCCGCATATCTGCGGTTTCTGGTGCGGTACAACGCGAAGCGACAGAGTCTGTTGCAGCTTTACATGGTGTTGGAGTCCGAAGGATTCAGCCCCGAGCATCCGTTGCATGACTATTTCGAAGAGCGCCCGAACCTTGTGTGGGAGCATTATTCCGAATATCAGTGGAATATTCCGCCTGAGGTCGGTGGATGGCGGAATATGCGGCCGACGGTGCGCATGTGTCTGGAGGCGATGGATGGCATTCAGTTGCGATGGATGCGCAAGCCTCCGATCGACCTGTACGATGAGTGGCTGCTCTTCGAGAGGATCATCTTCCCCTCCCCGGTGTGGGATAACTACCGGTAG